A region of Oncorhynchus masou masou isolate Uvic2021 chromosome 29, UVic_Omas_1.1, whole genome shotgun sequence DNA encodes the following proteins:
- the LOC135519199 gene encoding apolipoprotein A-I-like, whose amino-acid sequence MNVLVLLSLAVFTGCNADGLWQDPSQQQLDMVKDAFWDYVAKATLTAEDTLQKIRQSEVAHEVNTMVSKSADAVNQYTVAMRGQVTPLTQDLLAKFSQEAEQLKARLEKDLSTMTAKLQPYSDEWNADIQRQVEELKRDMTTYAEALDSDTLKTTLLQKSEELKGSLEKSVQQLQAQLGPYTEELKQKMDQNLEEFQKSMIPLTQSFQTQLTQRTQELQQNLAPYGEELKKLDPLAQDLKAQLAALWDSFTKKIQ is encoded by the exons ATGAATGTCTTAGTGCTGCTTTCTCTTGCTGTTTTCACTG GGTGCAATGCCGATGGCCTGTGGCAGGACCCGTCTCAGCAACAGCTGGACATGGTGAAAGATGCATTCTGGGACTACGTCGCCAAGGCAACACTCACCGCTGAGGACACCCTACAGAAGATCCGACAGTCAGAGGTGGCACACGAAGTCAA cACCATGGTCTCTAAGAGTGCTGATGCTGTGAACCAGTACACCGTGGCCATGCGCGGGCAGGTGACTCCTCTGACTCAGGACCTGCTGGCAAAGTTTTCCCAGGAGGCCGAGCAGCTTAAGGCTCGTCTGGAGAAGGACCTGAGCACCATGACAGCCAAGCTGCAGCCCTACTCTGACGAGTGGAACGCAGACATCCAGAGgcaggtggaggagctgaaaagGGACATGACCACCTACGCTGAGGCCCTGGACTCTGACACCCTGAAGACCACTTTACTCCAGAAGAGTGAGGAGCTGAAGGGAAGTCTGGAGAAGAGTGTGCAGCAGCTGCAGGCACAGCTGGGCCCCTACACTGAGGAGCTGAAACAGAAAATGGACCAGAACCTGGAAGAGTTCCAAAAGAGCATGATTCCCTTGACCCAGAGCTTCCAGACACAGCTGACCCAGAGAACCCAGGAGCTCCAGCAGAACCTGGCCCCCTATGGAGAGGAGCTGAAGAAGCTGGACCCATTGGCCCAGGACCTGAAGGCCCAACTAGCTGCTCTCTGGGACTCCTTCACCAAGAAGATCCAGTAA